One stretch of Anabrus simplex isolate iqAnaSimp1 chromosome 3, ASM4041472v1, whole genome shotgun sequence DNA includes these proteins:
- the LOC137499038 gene encoding craniofacial development protein 2-like, with translation CCKEQYCLGTWNVRSMYQGKLDIVKREMKRLGIDILGISEVRWIGIGEFATGEYMVYYSGHENQKKNGVALIVSNRVRKTIMGCNFKTDRMMSVRFQGQPFNITVIQIYAPTTEAEEEDIDQFYEDLRELLQLTPKKDVVFIIGDWNAKVGNQTVDGVTGKFGLGTTNEAGQRLLEFCQDNSLVITNTLFQLPKRRLYTWTSPDGKCRNQIDYILCSQRWRSAVQSSKTRPGADCGSDHELLISKFRLKLKILPKTPRT, from the coding sequence tgctgcaaggaacagtactgtttaggaacttggaatgtaagatccatgtatcaaggaaagctggatatagtcaaacgagaaatgaagagactgggcatcgatatactgggaataagcgaagtgagatggattggtattggtgaatttgctacaggtgagtacatggtatactattctggacatgaaaaccaaaagaaaaatggagttgccctcatagttagcaacagggtgcgtaaaactataatggggtgcaattttaaaactgatagaatgatgtctgtacgttttcaaggccaaccttttaacatcacagtcatacaaatttacgcaccaaccactgaagctgaagaggaagatattgaccagttttatgaagacttacgagaattgctacagttaacaccaaagaaggatgtcgtcttcattattggcgactggaatgccaaagtaggaaatcaaactgtagatggagtaacgggaaaatttggccttggcacaacaaatgaagctggacagagactcctagaattctgtcaagacaactcactggtcattaccaacacactgtttcaattgcccaaacgacgcctatacacctggacctcgccagatggtaaatgtcggaatcagatcgactacatactctgtagtcaaaggtggaggagtgctgtacagtcatccaaaacaaggcctggggctgattgtggatcagatcacgagctcttaatttccaaattccggctcaaattaaaga